taaaatatgagggtgataggtcataggaggttatatgtcatagatagccaaatgccttagtcgtaaaGGCTCCacccttagatttaaaaatttgtcgaaagtatatcgaatgacatctctaattaaagaatatgaaattttaagaacacccatataacttttataatttatcgatatacggtttttaagataaaagattttaaaagaattagaggaatgaaatgatttatgaaggagagagaaagttgtatgtattgatatatggtacatcatgccttaatatgtatatattattgaaattgaatgttgaaagttgaaaagtggatttgctttataatatagtatagatttacagttatattgaattttatttatttatttacttatttatttttttacgtTTTAAACTATCGGCCTGTTGTTtggtcttttaattttttatatattataaacattTGAACGTGATTATGAAAGCAAAACGATAATTGAATCCCGCAATGCGTGCTATTAAACCCAAtagttttcattattattattagttatataaaaaaacaaacactatAACCATTTGCACATGTTTTATGATAAGTTGATAACCTTTTTCAGATTATTGCACCAAAGCATCCAACGATagtattttgaaaattgaaaggTATAAGattaaaatcacatatatgaATCTAAAATTCCGAACGAAACCATAcataccaaaaaaacaaaacacatacaaTTGATTAatctaaaattatatataaaagcacTAGCTAGAGATCTTTTTGAATATTTCTGGACCATGAGTCTTTGCATGTTACTATTATATATACctgtagttttttgttttttcgaaCTCTTTGAAGAATTCCTCATCGCGGGTTTCGCGAAAATAAcccatcaaattcatcaattcatcatcttGAAGATCATCAATGAAGGGTTTAATAGGTATTGCGTTTTTCGGGTTTAAACTATAGGATTTTGGTCTATCATCAACGATCACCACCTTTCTTAAATCCCTTCCCAGACGCGATAAATCCTTTGTAAAACTCTCGTCAACTTCCGTACATGAACCACGAGACAATCGATGTTTAATCAAACCCCTAGGATCCAAAGAATCCAATACCAGGGAAGCATAAATCTCTGTTGCTGCGGTGAAAACCACGAtttcaaaattgttttcgcttaaATATTGAAGAAATTCATCAACAAACGGACGTTTCAAAATATAGTAGACCAGTCCATCCACTCGAAAAAGAAAATCGTAGATTATATTATTAGGAAGAATAGACCCATCAACACCGGTGCCTTTTACGTTGTGGATTAGAGTTTCGTCTAGGTCGAGAACCACGGTTTTTTTACGAGTATTAGGGTATACTAATGGAGGAAGTAATGGCCCCGTATTGGCTTGTTTAAGATCCGGCCCTAATAAAATCGATAGAGATTTCACACTACCCTTGCTATCTAACTCTCCAGAAACAACAGAGATAATAAAATTGTTATCGCTTAAGCACTGAATATATTTATCGACATATTGACGTTTCAAATTCAATGTAACTCGTCTTTCTCCATTGCCATATTGAATTTCTACCAAGTCTTCATCGTTTTCGGGCCGAATTGGCCCTGTTGCATCTACTGTTTTCTGATTCGGGTATTGTACTGACCCGTGGATGGTGGCTGGTTTGTGGTATGGAAATTCGTATTTCGATATAGCCGCAGCAGACTGCATATTTAATTTTCAGAGTTTATAGTAATGTTTCACGTATAGCCTATATTTATAATGTTATCTTAAAGTATTTATAGAAAGTCAAAAATCAGGTGATTTTGATAAAATCCACCGACATGAAGTTCAAAATCACTAAAGCTTATATGGAAACATTAATAAAACCAAATAACCATCAGGAAAAATACGCATTGTACTTTGCTAAAATACAATCAAAACTAATATTAGATTTTAGGAAAGTATAGttttcaatataatatatacccATGTTTTAAAAACCAGTATTTTAGTCATATCGGTGCGAAaaaatttccggtattaccggtattattgttattaccaaaaataccggccggtacgactatattactcgtaatttatttatataaaaagttgacaaaaattgttacaatttaacgaaaatagtcaaaatacagttatatccactcaaaaataataccaaataagtattttataacgagcatggtatccgcgcaatgcgacggcggtggtggggaatgcggtctagtggtgtcggtgatggtactattggtggcggtgtcaagtggtgtaagttaatttaattgtgatagtagaaatttttagaaataagGGCATAAAGTATTAcagtaattattaaaataaaggtttaaagtgtaagttaattattttcataatgatattttattaatgttaatttattaattcCGTATATAGctattgtgtaactatttctaaaaaagttcaattttttttttaaataccggaatggtaataccggaaaataccggcCGACATTTAATAGTGAAAATATCGAAAAAATACTGGACTTAGAATACCGGAGTATTTCtgataccggtaataccggcaggtatacatttaaaacattgatataTACTTCATTACCATGTTCCAATCTAGTTTGGTTCTTTGTTTCACTCCATGTCTAGTAACGAAACCGATGTTATTTGGTCAAGCAACAGTTCCAAATTAATTACCCGGCCATTTGGTTAAACTGACTTATTTACATACTACAGTTATCAACCCCAAACCATCAAACTCTTATCTCTTATGATCAAACTATCAAACTTTTCTCTCTTATGATCAACCGACGTCTGTTACTGCATAAAAGCCCTTTCATGTCAATAACAAACACAAACCAAAAAATCGAGGCCGTGCAACACGAGACCGAACTTTCCTGGTTACAAAAACAGTATTTGGCTTTTGACTTGAATTTCTATTATACTGTAATAAACTAAATGAAATTTACATAAAACAGAATTAATCAGTATTAGTTCAAAGTTAACATAACGAATAACATTAACTTTTTCACAGTTAGTGGTCCGTAGAGGCAGGCATCGTCACACCTAAATCATAATCATCTTacccctacatatatatataccaaaatacACACATAGAAGCAATTTGTAGCACTTTCAGTGCTTCAAGAAAAAGCACAATGATTTTACGGGTTCAATCCTCAGAATTGAGTTTGATTTACATCCCACGTCTCCCTCCATGCCATGATATCaatctttttaagaaaattaataaCCAACTAGAACCCACTAGCTAAAATATCTGTAAACCAAGATAAACTATCTGTAAACCAAgatgaaatacatataaaagaCCTAAAACGAAAATGAAATCGAATATAACAAGCTGCTAATCCAATAATTACAAGTCCTGTAAATACTGGTTTCAAGCATCCCACTATGCAGCTCTATGTAAAGGTAACATTAATAGGAAAATACTGCATCAAAGGTACATTTTTCCAAGCACAGAATCATCTTCTTTGATGCTATTTTTGCAGACATCTAAAACCGATATACAAATACTCAACAACATGATAGGATACAATTTAATAAGACTAGAATAAGTTCAAAGTCTAAACTATATAAGCATCAGGCTCTGAATTTGGACctaatcaaaaaacaaaattcaGCAAGATAAGATCATACAGAGGCCATACACATAAACAGATGGTACAGTTCCAAATGCCTCCCATCCCTAATATTTTCTCCTGGAAAATCCATCAAACCAGTCAGTAATCACAGCATAATAATGTAACCTAAAACTCAAAGATACCAAAAGCTGTCACAACATTCCCATCTCCAAGTTATGCACCAAATACCAAAATGATACTAGCTGGTGCAAAGCTGCTCCTAACCAAGACACCAAAATGTGAAAACTTTTGGGGCAGCACAACTCATCGGGATGTAAATTAACATGCAAACTAAGCTAAAAGTTATAGGGATGTAAATGAATCATACGAACGCGAAAGGGTTTGTTCATGATACAAATTAAGCCAAAACTTATAGGACTGTAAATGAATCGAACACGAAAGGGACTTGTTTATGTTGGTTCGTTTAAGCTTAACCaatcaaacaaacaaatgaATATGATCACATAGACGAATGGACTTATGTGTTGATGTTCATTCCtttaaccaagcaatcaaacaTGAACATAAGTTAAAGAACGGAAATTATCTTTGTTAAACGGATATAAAATGTTTAAACTATAACTATTACTATTGTTacaatatctaatatatattatatatatatatacacacatacatacactcAATTAAGATATGAACAAATGGAATAAATAACTGAATACCTTATCGTACGTTCAAAATTAACAAACCAGGCATATGTTCATGCTCACTTATTTAACAGTAAGAAATGTAGTTCAAACGAACATAAACAAATCATCTACTGAACATTTTACGAAGTGTTCGTCGAATGTTCAGTTCGTTAACGGCCCAAACAAGtaaattatgtaatatatatatatatattattaaactaAGATCATTGAGATTTTCAAAATATGTGCTATATGGCTTAAGAAAGTTTTATTTATCATCCACttataaattatgttaaaaatataaaattaaccgACTAATACTGTGAAATAAGTAGTTTAgttgatatatattaacaatttatttaaattgaCACAGTATTAATGTTTAACGCTAAGTTTTGGTGTATAAAAAGTCACATCAAATTTAGAGCAATTCACTAGAGACAAAAAGTTTTCGTGTGAACATATTCATAAAGAAAATGCTCTTTTTGCACCAATATGGTGCAAACTTGAAACTTTTGGTGCATACCTTAGGTGGCTTAAATGACTTCCTATTAACACAAGACTGTGAATCACCTATCCGCGTCATGTATGGAAATAGAAGTCATACAGTTTCAAGATCCGTAAACTGAAAACGAACCTTCAAGGTAACTTCTGATCAAGAAAGCCAAGAAAAACTTCACAGTACTCCGACTTTTTGCTATACATTTCtgcataaacaaaaaaaaaacaacaaacaagaAATGGGACATCCGAGAAGTTTCAAGCCTGTTCCTATTTGCAAACCCCGCCACAAAACAATGTTGGTTTTTGCAGCTAGGACTTAGGATGGAAATATCAGTGATGCTAAAAGAACCAAGAAACAAAAAGGAAGTTTCTTTTCTGAGAAAATTGTCTTGTATAATCTTTGTTGCCACAAGGTCAATCTAACCTGTACAGGTTTCATGAAAGATAAAGGGAAAATTTGTTCTAACGTTTCTGTAAAAGACAGAAAATGGGTTTTCACTTCCTAACTAGATTACATTTTGAACTGCAAAGAACCCATACTAAAAGGGAGAGATAACTTCCACTATTGATGGTGTATGTGACTCTAACACAACATCTCTTTCGTTTCACTTCTCTTTTGGTGACTTTTTGAGGGCTTATAAAATGTGGATGAACATATGAGTCCAACAGCAGCTTAAGATTATATTTGTCATATAAGTTGTGAACAAAGAGATATCACAGGCTGATCTTCAGGAACATCCAGATTTGGCATCTGTCTTCATAGCCATATGCCTCTCGATTAACCTGTCCACAAATGCTCTTATCTGCATGAAGAATGGTAAATTGCGTGAATGATTCAAGTAAGTGCAAAACAAAGACTGAAATTTGAACTAATTGAAGCAATCAAAACTGAAACACTAAGGGCGTGTGGTTGCGAAAAACACCCTTTGTTTTccattttgttttgaaagaaaacatggaaaacagaaaacgcactttaatcataattttctaagaaaattttccaagaaaacaaaaaaccatattttccacttttcaatggaaaacttgaaaacatctttttatTGTTATCCATTATCATTTTCTACTACCCCCCTCCCCCTACCCTCACATCTCTCACATggtttcaaattttctaaaatgaaaaatgaaactaGCATTTTCTAATTAAAACGGGTttctaaaattttcatttgttttcaagaaataaaaaacccctttaattttctaaaagattcaaaatggaaaactagaaaacattttccacAACCAAGCGCGCCCTGAAAGCTTGAAACCATACCCTACAAAAAAGTCAGGTTATGGCCACTCAAAAAGATTTGGATTAAAGAGCCAACAATTCCCTCTTACAAAAATTATACATAACTAATATACTAAATTTGCGATTATAAAGTAGTACTACAACACTTTACAGTACTAATTCAACTTTTTCAATAAAACAATATAGGATCTTCTCAACATTTAGATTATGTGATAGGCTACTTTGACCAGTTGTCCTTCTAGTAAGCTTTTTCAAAGCTTACCCATTTGAAACGCTATTATGTATTATAATACCAAAGCCCAACTCAACCCCTTCACATAATTAAAACTCTGAGTTACATACGTCAGGTTGCAATAGATGAAATCACCACCATTATAAGTCGTAACAAGGAACCACTGGCGGATGCAGCATTatgggagggggggggggggggggggagggagACCCCAGCCCAAATCTAGCCCATCTATAATAATTTCAGTGCATTGTGTGAATTGAACCCAGTCCAAAAAGAAATATGAACCCAgcccataaaataaaaaattacagcCCATTAATAAAACTAAGTATCAAGAGCGTTGCAGCAAGTTTTATtactctttttcttctttcttgaaAAGGAATCAACCTTTTTCTTTCTATGTTTCCAAAACTGCACCAAGTTTTTTATTAGTTGTTTTCCTGTTCTATGCTTTCTaggaaaaaaacattttttggcCCAAGCACTTGAAATTCCTGGATCCACCACTGCTAGGAaggaacattttttttttcattggaAGCTGGATACTAGACATTAAAATAAGTGTAAGGGAGATGATTTGCAGATGTGAATAATTGGTTTGTAAACAAAAGAACATGCATTATGTTGTTCTCAGGCTTTCGTACTTTATCTTTACCAGGTAAATACTTGTTTGCACAAATCACGTCCCTATGAATATATCTACAGTGGATTATGTAgaccggaaaaaaaaaacaaatacacacCTTGTTTTTGCGCTTAAAATCAAGAAACTCAAATACAGCCATTAATTTTTCTGCATCTGTAGTCTGCTCCATAACCTGTAATTCAATCATTGAAGGGTAATAAGCAGATGAATCAAAAACTCATGTTCCAAATGTCATCTTATTTAAATTCCAATTTGGAGTCAAATTGGAGGGGGGTGACTGACCTTTGTGGCTGTTTTCTTCATTATCGATTTGTAACTTTCTTTGTCAATTTTTCTTGCTTTATAAAGAGGCATAAGAAGTGATGCCACATAATCAACAACagattttttaatcttatctaCTCCTCGGGGTTGGTTACCCATTAACTCCCTGTTCACAGTAACTTGAGAAGCCGAGCTCTCATTCGCCAAACCATCATGCCTGTTAATTGACGGTTTTAGGCTCATATTTGAATCCTCTTCATCCATTAAATAATTAGTCCTATTGAAGAAATCCGAATCAGCAGCAGCCGCTTGAGTTTGCCATCTGTCAATGGCACTATGGTCTTTTAACCCTTCACTACCTGCACTATCAACCCATGCTTTTGTAAATATGCTGCTGTCAATGCCTGCACTTTCACCTGAGTGCTCTCTGTAATGCACCGGGCCCGCATTTTCATTCGAGTGGCTCCGCTGTGAGCGATTATCACCCGTTATTTTTGAACTCTCAAGGTTGACTCCTGCCGCAGAAAATTCGACTGACCAGTCTCTTACTCTACAGTTTCTAGAATCGATTTCAGATATACACTCTTGACGCCCTGTAACACCGCCAGCCCACTTCTTTCGGTACTCAGACTCATCCATTTGTGCATACTGCTCCCGTCTTGCGAACTTGTTAAAAGATGGTATCTTTGGCAGCTGAAAGGGAGTACTGCTCTTGGCACCAGATGATGCATATGCCTGCAGGTTCAAAGAAAATTACCAACTTCACTAATTAGAAGATTTGAGATATGCACTCTTCATGACATGTTTCCCTACAGACAAGATGGACAGATCCAGTGGGCTAGTTGCCAGATTTAGGTTCAACCACAAACATTTTTCTGTCCATTACTCTATTGAAGTTTTTTATTGATAACTAGCGCTAATTCTGATTACATAACAAGACTGCCAGTCTACCAAGATATTAACCCAAACCATTGTATAAATAGATTCAGGGGGTTGTATGAATTACAACAAAAACTCTAACATATTCCCCCATAGATAAATATTGGTTTAAATCATTTGAGAGATAACACAACTGAAGCGATTCATTTACAAAATTGAGTCAAAACTGTCAACTCTATGTTTCCAAAATTTTTGGAGAAAAAGGaacatgtaaaaagaaaaacaaacctcGGCAGCTGCAAGTGCAGCAGCACGAGCGGCTTCTGCAGCATCAAAAGCAGCTTGTTCCTCTTCGGACATTGGTAAATCTATGTAATCTTCCTCCTGACAATTTTGCCTTCCTGCTGAACCTTGAGAACTAGATGGTCTATTTTCAGCCTTTGTTACAGCTGCAGCATTCCCTTTTCGATTATATGAGC
The Erigeron canadensis isolate Cc75 chromosome 2, C_canadensis_v1, whole genome shotgun sequence DNA segment above includes these coding regions:
- the LOC122588260 gene encoding carboxy-terminal domain RNA polymerase II polypeptide A small phosphatase 1-like produces the protein MQSAAAISKYEFPYHKPATIHGSVQYPNQKTVDATGPIRPENDEDLVEIQYGNGERRVTLNLKRQYVDKYIQCLSDNNFIISVVSGELDSKGSVKSLSILLGPDLKQANTGPLLPPLVYPNTRKKTVVLDLDETLIHNVKGTGVDGSILPNNIIYDFLFRVDGLVYYILKRPFVDEFLQYLSENNFEIVVFTAATEIYASLVLDSLDPRGLIKHRLSRGSCTEVDESFTKDLSRLGRDLRKVVIVDDRPKSYSLNPKNAIPIKPFIDDLQDDELMNLMGYFRETRDEEFFKEFEKTKNYRYI